A portion of the Sphingobacterium spiritivorum genome contains these proteins:
- a CDS encoding CoA-binding protein, which yields MKKTLIIGASTNPERYSYKAAHMLTRFGHDIVNVGLKKGVVAEQAIEPAETIHTDIDTITMYMGAQNQKPLYDYILKTAPRRIVFNPGAENSELAQLAEQKGIEVENACTLVLLSTGQY from the coding sequence ATGAAAAAAACATTAATAATAGGTGCCAGTACTAATCCGGAACGCTATTCATATAAAGCCGCTCATATGCTGACAAGGTTTGGGCATGATATTGTAAATGTAGGTTTGAAGAAAGGTGTCGTAGCTGAACAGGCAATAGAACCGGCTGAGACTATACATACTGATATTGATACCATAACTATGTACATGGGTGCTCAAAATCAAAAACCTTTATACGACTATATCCTGAAAACTGCTCCCCGACGTATTGTCTTTAATCCAGGAGCGGAAAACAGCGAGCTGGCTCAACTGGCAGAACAAAAAGGTATAGAGGTTGAAAATGCCTGTACATTGGTTCTGTTAAGTACAGGACAGTATTAA
- a CDS encoding serine hydrolase domain-containing protein produces MKLIVAKVLLGLSVMSLIGCTSAEERKIKEEKNQAEQDSIRLLYNPNEADKAVDAFMQNLHKKAGFNGNVLVAKKGKIIYEKSFGWANYLLKDSLNIQSQFELASVTKPMTSIAILKLVEEGKLKLDQTVNDFFPDFPYEGITVKMLLTHRSGLPNYVYFADGVWKDKKKGMSNMDAIGLLTEHKPGRYGKPDGRFHYNNSNFMVLGAIIEKVSKQDYAVFLKENVFDPAGMKHTAAYSKAVYEKIPVKVIGHDKIWRRSVVQNFLDGPLGDKGIYSTVEDMFLLDIALREGRLLKQETLDSAYVPRNDPSKKGAFGYGYGWRTFNHNDQQVVYHTGWWHGFRNLYVRDLKNDVTIVLLSNMTNGSLVKLDELYKILGMPILRKNAYNADGDFMVD; encoded by the coding sequence GTGAAATTGATTGTTGCGAAAGTCCTATTAGGTTTAAGTGTTATGAGTTTGATCGGCTGTACATCTGCCGAAGAACGTAAAATTAAAGAAGAAAAAAATCAGGCAGAACAGGATAGTATAAGGCTTCTGTATAACCCGAATGAAGCGGATAAGGCAGTGGATGCTTTTATGCAGAATCTTCATAAAAAGGCTGGTTTCAATGGTAATGTGCTGGTGGCAAAGAAAGGTAAGATCATATATGAAAAATCATTTGGATGGGCTAACTATTTATTAAAGGATAGCTTAAATATTCAATCTCAATTTGAACTTGCTTCCGTTACTAAGCCAATGACATCAATTGCAATCCTCAAACTGGTAGAGGAAGGAAAGTTAAAACTGGATCAGACAGTAAATGATTTTTTTCCGGATTTCCCTTATGAAGGAATTACAGTAAAAATGTTGTTGACGCACCGTTCGGGACTTCCGAATTATGTCTATTTTGCCGATGGTGTATGGAAGGATAAAAAGAAAGGGATGAGTAATATGGATGCCATCGGTTTGCTGACGGAACATAAACCGGGAAGATACGGCAAACCGGACGGTCGTTTCCATTATAACAACAGCAATTTTATGGTGTTGGGGGCTATCATAGAAAAAGTTTCTAAACAGGATTATGCTGTATTTCTAAAGGAGAATGTATTTGATCCTGCAGGAATGAAACATACTGCAGCTTATTCCAAAGCTGTTTACGAAAAAATACCTGTCAAAGTAATCGGGCATGATAAAATATGGAGAAGATCTGTTGTACAGAATTTCCTGGATGGGCCGTTGGGAGATAAAGGAATTTACAGTACGGTAGAGGATATGTTTCTTCTGGATATCGCATTGCGGGAAGGTCGGTTGTTAAAACAGGAAACATTGGATTCCGCATATGTACCACGCAATGACCCGAGTAAAAAGGGAGCATTCGGATATGGATACGGATGGAGGACTTTTAATCATAATGATCAACAGGTGGTGTATCATACAGGATGGTGGCACGGATTTCGTAATCTGTATGTACGCGATCTGAAAAATGATGTAACCATTGTATTATTGTCCAATATGACCAACGGTAGTCTGGTCAAACTGGATGAATTGTACAAAATCCTGGGAATGCCAATCCTTCGGAAGAATGCATATAATGCAGATGGCGATTTTATGGTAGACTAA